The following are encoded in a window of Paenibacillaceae bacterium GAS479 genomic DNA:
- a CDS encoding peptidyl-tRNA hydrolase, PTH1 family produces MKWIVGLGNPGPQYTETRHNIGFKVVDALAERWDIKVTQTKCRALIGEGRMGSEKVYLIKPMTFMNLSGESMRAFMNYFNARLEDVIVVYDDMDTETGKIRLRYQGGPGGHNGIKSIIQNMGTQNFNRIRMGVSRPTNGMVIADYVLSNFPKSEREAVQAMIDKACDAAEHALQHPFDDTMGKFNG; encoded by the coding sequence ATGAAATGGATCGTTGGGCTCGGCAATCCCGGGCCACAGTACACGGAGACCCGCCATAATATTGGCTTCAAGGTTGTGGATGCGCTGGCGGAGCGCTGGGACATCAAGGTGACGCAGACCAAATGCCGCGCTCTGATCGGCGAAGGCCGGATGGGCAGCGAGAAAGTATATTTGATCAAACCGATGACGTTCATGAACTTATCCGGTGAATCGATGCGAGCTTTCATGAATTATTTTAATGCGAGGCTGGAAGATGTCATCGTTGTATATGACGATATGGATACGGAGACCGGCAAAATCCGCTTGCGTTATCAGGGCGGACCGGGCGGTCATAACGGCATCAAATCGATCATTCAAAATATGGGCACACAAAATTTCAATCGCATCCGTATGGGCGTCTCAAGGCCGACAAACGGCATGGTCATTGCTGACTATGTTTTGTCTAATTTTCCGAAGAGTGAGCGTGAGGCGGTGCAGGCGATGATAGACAAGGCCTGCGATGCCGCCGAGCATGCGCTTCAGCATCCATTTGATGATACGATGGGCAAGTTCAACGGCTGA
- a CDS encoding large subunit ribosomal protein L25: MAITMQAEARSNASKGSLRKLREGGKVPAVVYGKKLESSSVISLNEKEVLHLLRSHPNAIIELSIPEAGKQPVMITDVQRDALSRKLMHIDLHQINMNEEIKASVRIDLTGDSTGVREGGVLSVTLHEVEVQCLPNDIPESFEVDISALGVGENLTVGDLKLPKKVQLTTDSDQIVVAVLAPQKEVSEEEAEEAAKEDEKAAARSEDANAVDES, encoded by the coding sequence ATGGCTATTACCATGCAAGCAGAAGCCCGTAGCAACGCATCCAAAGGAAGCCTGCGCAAGCTCCGCGAGGGAGGCAAGGTGCCTGCCGTGGTTTACGGCAAGAAGCTGGAATCTTCATCGGTTATTTCCCTGAACGAGAAGGAAGTGCTCCATCTGCTTCGTTCCCATCCCAACGCAATTATTGAGCTGAGCATCCCAGAAGCCGGCAAGCAGCCGGTTATGATTACGGATGTACAGCGCGATGCCCTGTCCCGCAAGCTGATGCATATCGATCTGCATCAGATCAATATGAACGAAGAAATCAAAGCATCGGTACGCATCGATCTTACCGGCGATTCCACAGGCGTTCGCGAAGGCGGCGTACTGTCGGTGACGCTGCATGAAGTCGAGGTTCAATGTTTGCCGAATGACATACCAGAATCATTTGAAGTTGATATCTCCGCTCTCGGTGTAGGTGAGAATTTGACGGTTGGCGATCTGAAGCTGCCCAAAAAGGTACAGCTTACGACGGATTCCGATCAAATCGTCGTAGCCGTACTGGCGCCGCAGAAAGAGGTTTCCGAGGAGGAAGCTGAAGAAGCGGCCAAAGAGGACGAGAAGGCGGCTGCCCGTTCCGAGGATGCGAACGCGGTGGACGAGTCATAA
- a CDS encoding bifunctional UDP-N-acetylglucosamine pyrophosphorylase / Glucosamine-1-phosphate N-acetyltransferase, producing MKRMAVVLAAGQGKRMKSKLYKVLHPVCGKPMVGHVMDTAEKAACEEIVVVTGHGAAQVQSYLDGRAQFVLQEQQLGTGHAVLQAEALLGGKEGVTIVICGDTPLVTAETIEAMLELHESSDSAATVLTAEFADPTGYGRVIRDPEGAVERIVEQKDCSPAEAAVQEINTGTYCFDNRELFEALARVTNDNTQGEYYLTDVIGIFVSEGKMVQAYCTSDLGEAIGVNDRIALGEAERLMRERIVRRHQVNGVTFIDTAAAYIEAEVEIGADTVICPGTVLRGRTLIGEDCIIGPQADITDSVIGSGVTVRYSTIDKSEAGEGSSIGPFANLRPGSKLGKDCKIGDFVELKNAVLGDESKVSHLSYVGDAEVGSGVNIGCGAITVNYDGFNKAKTVIGNDAFIGSNVNLIAPVHIGDGAYVVAGSTVTHDVPGGDLAIARERQVNKPGYADKIRARAKAKKERGQN from the coding sequence GTGAAACGGATGGCAGTAGTGCTTGCGGCAGGACAGGGCAAGCGGATGAAATCGAAGTTATACAAAGTGCTTCACCCTGTATGCGGCAAGCCGATGGTTGGGCATGTGATGGATACAGCGGAAAAAGCGGCCTGTGAGGAAATCGTCGTTGTGACGGGACATGGAGCTGCACAGGTACAAAGCTATTTGGATGGACGCGCTCAGTTCGTACTGCAAGAACAGCAGCTCGGTACGGGTCATGCTGTGCTCCAGGCGGAAGCTCTGCTTGGCGGCAAGGAAGGCGTAACGATCGTCATCTGCGGCGATACGCCGCTTGTTACAGCGGAGACGATCGAGGCGATGCTGGAGTTGCATGAGAGCAGCGATTCAGCTGCGACCGTGTTGACGGCCGAATTCGCTGATCCTACTGGTTATGGGCGGGTTATCAGAGACCCTGAGGGGGCAGTAGAACGCATTGTGGAGCAGAAGGACTGCTCTCCGGCTGAAGCGGCTGTGCAGGAGATCAACACCGGCACTTATTGCTTTGACAACCGTGAGCTGTTCGAGGCGCTTGCTCGCGTGACCAACGACAACACACAGGGCGAATACTATTTGACGGATGTTATCGGCATCTTTGTCTCCGAGGGCAAGATGGTGCAGGCTTATTGCACATCTGACCTTGGCGAGGCAATTGGCGTCAACGATCGCATTGCGCTCGGTGAGGCGGAGCGCCTCATGCGCGAGCGCATCGTGCGCCGCCATCAAGTGAACGGTGTGACGTTCATCGATACGGCTGCCGCTTATATTGAGGCAGAGGTCGAGATTGGAGCCGACACGGTCATCTGTCCCGGTACGGTGCTGCGCGGGCGTACGCTCATCGGCGAGGATTGCATCATCGGGCCGCAGGCGGACATCACGGATTCCGTCATCGGCAGCGGCGTAACGGTGCGCTACAGCACGATCGACAAGTCGGAAGCGGGCGAGGGTAGCTCCATTGGGCCTTTTGCCAACCTGCGTCCGGGCTCCAAGCTCGGCAAGGATTGCAAAATCGGTGATTTCGTAGAGCTCAAAAATGCCGTGCTCGGAGATGAGAGCAAGGTATCCCATCTGAGCTATGTCGGCGATGCCGAGGTAGGCAGCGGAGTCAACATTGGCTGCGGTGCTATTACCGTCAACTATGACGGCTTTAATAAAGCGAAGACGGTTATCGGCAACGATGCCTTCATCGGCAGCAATGTTAACCTGATCGCTCCGGTGCATATCGGAGACGGCGCTTATGTCGTGGCGGGCTCCACCGTCACGCATGATGTGCCGGGCGGCGATCTGGCTATCGCTCGTGAGCGCCAGGTCAATAAGCCGGGCTACGCGGACAAGATCCGCGCTCGTGCTAAGGCGAAAAAGGAGCGGGGCCAGAACTAA
- a CDS encoding stage V sporulation protein G: MQITDVRLRRVNSEGRMKAIASITIDNEFVVHDIRVIDGNNGMFVAMPSKRTPDGEFRDIAHPISSTTREKIQAAVLAEYERAATEEEVAIEEGA; this comes from the coding sequence GTGCAGATTACTGATGTCAGACTCCGCCGCGTTAATTCCGAGGGGCGTATGAAAGCAATAGCTTCCATTACCATTGATAATGAATTTGTCGTTCATGATATTCGCGTCATTGACGGGAACAATGGAATGTTTGTCGCTATGCCAAGCAAGCGTACGCCTGATGGGGAATTCCGGGATATTGCCCACCCGATCTCTTCCACCACCCGGGAGAAAATTCAAGCAGCTGTGCTCGCCGAATACGAGCGCGCGGCAACGGAAGAGGAAGTTGCAATCGAAGAAGGCGCCTGA
- a CDS encoding 2-iminobutanoate/2-iminopropanoate deaminase yields MSKLETITASGAPAAIGPYSHAVKLGDLLFTSGQIPLLQDGTLVEGGIQEQAAQVFRNLEAVLAAGGSSLSQVVKATVFLKDMNQFVAVNEVYASFFGDHKPARSAVEVARLPKDVLVEIEVIASTTVEP; encoded by the coding sequence ATGTCCAAGCTTGAAACGATTACAGCCAGCGGAGCACCAGCGGCGATCGGTCCTTATTCCCACGCAGTGAAGCTGGGAGATCTGTTATTCACCTCGGGTCAGATTCCACTGCTCCAAGACGGCACGCTTGTTGAGGGCGGCATCCAGGAGCAAGCGGCGCAAGTATTCCGCAACCTTGAGGCTGTGTTGGCAGCTGGAGGTTCTTCGTTGTCCCAGGTCGTCAAGGCGACGGTATTCCTGAAGGATATGAACCAGTTTGTCGCGGTTAATGAAGTGTACGCTTCCTTCTTTGGAGACCACAAACCGGCTCGTTCTGCTGTTGAAGTAGCCAGACTCCCGAAGGACGTCCTTGTCGAAATTGAGGTTATTGCATCGACTACTGTCGAACCGTAA
- a CDS encoding purine operon repressor, PurR: MKKLKRSARLVEMTQYLLNRPHTLISLTAFADRYQSAKSSISEDLAIIKEVFEEEGIGQLQTLAGAAGGVRFIPRLPNDKALEIILKVCRELEQPERVLPGGYLYMTDMLGMPNLLSDVGRIFATAFADRQIDVIMTVETKGIPLAYAAAACLNLPVVIVRRDNKVTEGSAVSINYVSGSNKRIQTMSLARRALKEQSRVLIIDDFMKAGGTVQGMMDLLHEFNATVAGVGVFVESGEIGTEDRLLEDYVSLAKLTAVDLKTKQTTIVPGNYFQS; this comes from the coding sequence GTGAAAAAGCTCAAACGCAGTGCTCGATTGGTCGAGATGACCCAATATTTGCTTAATCGTCCCCATACGTTAATTTCTTTGACCGCATTCGCGGATCGATATCAATCAGCCAAATCCTCCATCAGTGAGGATCTGGCGATTATTAAGGAAGTATTCGAGGAAGAAGGCATCGGCCAGCTCCAGACGCTCGCAGGTGCAGCCGGTGGAGTCAGATTCATCCCGAGACTGCCTAATGATAAGGCGCTAGAAATCATTCTGAAGGTGTGTCGGGAGCTGGAGCAGCCGGAGCGGGTACTTCCCGGGGGCTACCTATATATGACGGACATGCTTGGTATGCCGAATCTGCTGAGCGATGTTGGCCGGATTTTTGCGACCGCTTTCGCAGATCGGCAGATCGATGTCATTATGACGGTCGAGACCAAAGGAATCCCGCTTGCCTATGCGGCAGCAGCTTGCCTTAATCTGCCGGTCGTCATCGTGCGCCGCGATAACAAGGTGACGGAGGGCTCGGCCGTAAGCATCAATTACGTGTCCGGTTCGAACAAGCGCATCCAAACGATGTCGCTGGCGCGCCGTGCGCTCAAGGAGCAATCCCGCGTGCTGATCATTGACGACTTCATGAAGGCGGGCGGCACGGTGCAAGGGATGATGGACCTGCTGCATGAGTTCAATGCAACTGTCGCAGGTGTAGGTGTGTTCGTTGAGTCCGGTGAGATCGGCACCGAGGATCGCTTGCTGGAGGACTATGTGTCGCTGGCTAAGCTGACTGCGGTGGATCTTAAGACGAAGCAGACAACGATCGTCCCGGGCAACTATTTTCAATCCTGA
- a CDS encoding 4-diphosphocytidyl-2-C-methyl-D-erythritol kinase, with protein sequence MKIYEKAPAKINLLLDVLRKREDGFHEVEMIMTMVDLSDRLEMEELQRDAIIISSQAGYIPLDEKNLAFQAARLIKERYDVKKGVYIHLDKKIPVAAGLAGGSSDAAAALRGLNRLWKLGIPEEELCLLGAELGSDVPFCVTGGTALATGRGEKLEPIETPPSCWVVLAKPPINVSTADVYGRFRVDAVKQHPSLDGMMSAIRSGSFNGVCDELGNVLEDVTLQLYPEVRMLKESMLKLGADGVLMSGSGPTVFGLVSKEAKLARIYNGLRGFCKEVYVVRMLTSQGHQT encoded by the coding sequence ATGAAAATCTACGAGAAAGCACCGGCCAAAATCAATTTGCTGCTGGATGTACTGCGTAAGCGCGAGGACGGTTTCCATGAGGTCGAGATGATCATGACAATGGTCGATCTATCCGATCGCCTGGAGATGGAAGAGCTGCAGCGTGATGCCATCATTATTTCCAGCCAAGCCGGCTACATACCGCTTGATGAGAAAAACCTTGCCTTCCAGGCAGCACGCCTGATCAAGGAGCGTTACGACGTTAAAAAAGGCGTTTATATCCATCTCGACAAAAAGATTCCGGTTGCTGCCGGTTTGGCCGGCGGCAGCAGCGACGCCGCTGCGGCGCTTCGCGGATTGAATCGGTTATGGAAGCTCGGCATTCCGGAGGAGGAGCTATGCCTGCTCGGAGCCGAGCTTGGATCAGATGTGCCTTTCTGCGTAACTGGCGGTACAGCGCTCGCTACTGGACGCGGCGAGAAGCTGGAGCCAATCGAAACCCCGCCTTCCTGTTGGGTCGTGCTGGCAAAACCACCGATCAATGTGTCCACGGCCGATGTGTATGGCCGATTCCGTGTTGATGCCGTTAAGCAACATCCTTCGCTGGATGGCATGATGAGTGCGATCCGCAGCGGCTCATTCAATGGAGTCTGCGATGAGCTTGGTAATGTACTGGAGGATGTGACGCTACAGCTCTATCCTGAGGTTCGGATGCTCAAGGAGAGCATGCTGAAGCTTGGTGCGGATGGCGTGCTCATGTCCGGTAGCGGACCGACCGTATTCGGCCTTGTCTCCAAGGAGGCTAAGTTGGCTCGGATATATAATGGGCTGCGCGGTTTTTGCAAAGAAGTGTATGTGGTAAGAATGCTTACATCACAAGGTCACCAAACTTGA
- a CDS encoding small acid-soluble spore protein F (minor alpha/beta-type SASP): protein MSRRRRSMMSEQLKVELAKDLGFYDTVQQEGWGGIKAKDAGNMVKRAIQIAEEAASRQQR, encoded by the coding sequence ATGAGTCGCAGAAGACGCAGCATGATGTCGGAGCAACTGAAGGTCGAGTTGGCCAAGGACTTGGGCTTCTACGATACCGTCCAGCAAGAGGGCTGGGGCGGCATCAAAGCGAAGGACGCCGGGAATATGGTTAAACGGGCGATCCAGATAGCGGAAGAGGCGGCCTCGCGCCAGCAACGTTAG